A region of the Agrobacterium sp. RAC06 genome:
ATAAAGCGGGCTCGGCATGATCAGGCTCTTGGCAGCGTCAGCCGCGAGCAGGTCGTTCCAGCTCGTCGGGGCCGTCTTCACGAGGTCGGTGTTGTAGACGATGCCCGTGGTGATCACCTTGGTGCCGAAGAAAGTCTTGTCGGCATCGATGAAGGCAGGATCGATGCCCTCGACCGCAGCGTCGGTGAAGGCGAGCAGGCGGTCGTCGTTCTTCAGCTGGGTCATCGCGACAGTGTCGGCGATCAGAATGACGTCGGCGGGGCTATTGCCGGCGGCATATTCGGCCTGCAGCTTGGCCATGACTTCGGTGGTGCCGGAGCGGAAGAGCTCCACTTTGATTTCCGGGTGGTCGGCGTTGAAGGCTTCGATGACCTGGGTCATCTGATCCTGCGGCTGCGAGGTATAGACGGTGATCGTGTCCTGGGCCTGTGCGGTGAAGGCGAGACCGGCAAGGATCGTGGTGGTGAGGAGCGTGCGGATAAACATGGAAACCTCATTGAAGGGGGCGGAGCAGGCCCGGAAATTGTCGAATGCCGGCCCTTGGGCGGCAGGAGTTGTCGCCTAGCGCAGCGAGATGACGCCCGGACGACAGGTCGATGATCTTCGTGTGACATCGCCGTTGCTGGGAGTGCCCCCGCCTTCGCCGATCACCCAGCCGTCCGTGATGACAAGTTCGATCGGCGTGCCCGGCGCGATCCGCTCGTCGAGTGGCAGGCTGACGACGTCGCCGTCGATCTCGGTCGGCAGGCAATGGCTGAGAAGGCTGCCGTTCTGAAAGAACTGGCCGACGAGTTCGGTCTTCAGATGTCCGCCCTCGTTGACGCGCTTGAGATCCGAGGCATGAAAGCAGAGCCAGCCATAGCCGACGGGTGCATTTCCCGGCATGTCGAGAAGTTGCTGGCCAAGCATCACCCGGGTCCGGCCGCCTTCCGATTTGAGCACCCGGACCGGCAGTGTGCGACCGCGCCCGATGAAGCGGGCGACCATCGGCGAGGCCGGCTTCCGGTAGAGCTCCTCCGGCGTTGCCAATTGCTCCAGCCGACCGTGGTCCATGACGGCTACATGGGTCGCGACCGCCATGGCCTCGTCCTGGTCATGGGTGACGAAGACGAAGGTGGAGCCGGTCAGGCTGTGGATGCGACGGAATTCGGCAAGCATCGCCTCGCGCAGATGCGCGTCGAGGTTGGCGAGCGGCTCGTCGAGGAGGATCAGATTTGGTCGGGTCGCAAGCGAGCGGGCCAGCGCCACGCGCTGACGCTGTCCGCCGGACAGCTCGTGCGGGCGTCTGTCGCCGAGACCCGCGAGGCCGACGACCTTCAGCACCTCCTCGATCCGTGCGGCGCGTTCCCGGGGTTTCAATCCGCCGACCTTCAGGCCAAATTCGATGTTGCCGCGCACGGTCATCGTCGGCCACAGCGCGTAGGACTGGAATACCATGCCGATCCCCCGCTTCTCTGGAGGAAGGAAGGTACCATCACCGGCGACGATCGTCTCGTTGAAGCGAATTTCGCCCCCGTCAGGCGCCTCCAGCCCCGCGATCAGCCGCAGCACGGTGGTCTTGCCTGAGCCCGAAGGACCGAGCAGGGCGAGAAATGCACCGTCGGGGATTGTGAGCGAGACGCCGTCGACAGCCTGAAAATCGTCGAATCGCTTGGTGACGGTGGAAAGAGTAAGACGCGGCAAGGCTTTGGGCTCCCGAGTTTCCCTCGTCCTTTGCCACGTTCAGATGACGTCTGGATGAAGCCGCTGGCGTAGTTGCCATCTCCTCGGTGGTGAGCTTGTGGTGACCAATTTCAGTGGCTGTCATCCGTGTATTCGAGCAGAAGTTTCGCCTGTTTGAGATGCGGTGCGTCGATCATTCGGCCAGCGAAACGGAGCGCGCCTGAATTGGGATTGGCGGCAAATGCGTCGACGATCGCCTGGGCCTCGGCCAATTCCTTTGCGGAAGGCGTGAATGCCTGGTTGATGACGGGCACCTGCGCGGGATGGATCGCCATCATGCCATTGAAGCCGTCGAAG
Encoded here:
- a CDS encoding ABC transporter ATP-binding protein; the protein is MPRLTLSTVTKRFDDFQAVDGVSLTIPDGAFLALLGPSGSGKTTVLRLIAGLEAPDGGEIRFNETIVAGDGTFLPPEKRGIGMVFQSYALWPTMTVRGNIEFGLKVGGLKPRERAARIEEVLKVVGLAGLGDRRPHELSGGQRQRVALARSLATRPNLILLDEPLANLDAHLREAMLAEFRRIHSLTGSTFVFVTHDQDEAMAVATHVAVMDHGRLEQLATPEELYRKPASPMVARFIGRGRTLPVRVLKSEGGRTRVMLGQQLLDMPGNAPVGYGWLCFHASDLKRVNEGGHLKTELVGQFFQNGSLLSHCLPTEIDGDVVSLPLDERIAPGTPIELVITDGWVIGEGGGTPSNGDVTRRSSTCRPGVISLR